Proteins from a genomic interval of Echeneis naucrates chromosome 21, fEcheNa1.1, whole genome shotgun sequence:
- the arl4cb gene encoding ADP-ribosylation factor-like protein 4C, producing MGNSFSNISAFQSLHIVMLGLDSAGKTTVLYRLKFNEFVNTVPTIGFNTEKIRLSNGTAKGISCHFWDVGGQEKLRPLWKSYSRCTDGIIYVVDSVDVDRLEEAKTELHKVTKFAENQGTPLLVIANKQDLPRSLPVADIEKQLALQELGPATTYHIQPACAIIGEGLHEGMDKLYEMIVKRRKSLKQKKKR from the coding sequence ATGGGGAACAGCTTCTCCAACATCTCCGCCTTCCAGTCGCTCCACATCGTCATGCTGGGTCTGGACTCTGCCGGGAAGACCACCGTCCTCTACAGACTCAAGTTCAACGAGTTCGTCAACACGGTCCCGACCATCGGCTTCAACACCGAGAAGATCCGGCTCAGCAACGGGACCGCCAAAGGCATCAGCTGTCACTTCTGGGACGTGGGGGGGCAGGAGAAGCTCCGGCCGCTCTGGAAGTCCTACAGCCGCTGCACCGACGGGATCATCTACGTGGTGGACTCGGTGGACGTGGACCGGCTGGAGGAGGCCAAGACCGAGCTGCACAAGGTGACCAAGTTCGCGGAGAACCAGGGAACCCCCCTGCTGGTCATCGCCAACAAGCAGGACCTGCCCCGCTCCCTGCCGGTGGCCGACATCGAGAAGCAGCTGGCCCTGCAGGAGCTCGGTCCGGCCACCACCTACCACATCCAGCCGGCCTGCGCCATCATCGGAGAGGGGCTGCATGAGGGCATGGACAAGCTGTACGAGATGAtcgtgaagaggaggaagagcctgaagcagaagaagaaacgGTAA